The DNA segment TTTTTTTACCTCTTTGATGCCAAAGTTTATGAATTTCTAACCACTGTTCAGAACTAACTTTTCCTCCACAGATTCTTTTTCTTACTTTTTCATCAAAAATTTCAGCACCACCACCTGGCATTGAATCAACACCACTTTCAATCATTGTATTTATAATATCTTCGTAAGTTAAATTGTACTCTGAACTCAAAAAATGAATCTCTGCTGCGGTTAAAGCTTTTATATGAAGATTCGGAAACTCTTTTTTTATTTTTCTAAAAATATCCATATACCACTCTAATCCAGTGTTAGGATTATGAGCTGATACAATGTGTACTTCTTTTATTCCATTTTTTGAAGAATTTCTAACCGTTTCTAAAATTTCATCATGACTTAAAGTATATTGATTTGGATTTTTTCTACTAGCACTATATGCACAAAATTGACAAACATCTTTACAGATATTTGTAGGATTTATATGTCTATTTATATTAAAATATGTTTTTCGTTGATGCCTTTTCTCTCTAATCATATTTGCATAAATTCCTAAAGTTATAACATCTAAATCAAATAATTTTACACCATCTTCATAGTTTAATCTTATATTATTTTTCAATTTCTCTATTAAAGTCATCATTTCCTCTTATTTACAATCTAAATCTTTTGTGTAAGTATTATCTCTTTCATGATGTAAAAATCCCATACAAGTCTGCTTTAAATCATTATCATAAAAAACTACTTTATATACACTACTTTTCATCTTTGTTTGAATATCTTCAACATTTAATTTATTTACAACTTTAACATTTGATATATCTTTATGTCCTAAAGATGATAAAATTTCAGTAATTTTTTGCTCTTTCAAAAATTGTAAAAACAAAAATATAAAAAAAGCAATAACGCAAATAACAGATATAATTACTATAGTTCTTTTAGGTAATTTCCTTACTTCATTGTTGTGCATTACTTCTATACTCTTCTAGTGGTTTAAATGTACAATCTGTTCCATCATAATATTCTATAGTACCATCTTCAATTTTATAATACCAACCATGAATTTGAAGTTCTTTATTTTTTATTTTTTGTACGATATAAGGAAATGTTAAAAGATTTTCCATTTGATAAACAATAGATACTTTTTCTGTCGTTCTATATAGTTGTTCTTTATTCTCTTTATCAACAGTAGCTAAAAGTGTATATTCTTTTGCTTTTTTCCCAAGTTCTAACCACTTTTTGATGTTAATTAAATCAGGAGAATCTCCTAAATCTTGATATAAACTTTTACAAGCTCCACAGTGAGAGTGACCACAAACAATAATATGTTTCACACCTAAAACGCAAACTGCGTATTCAATAACTGCACTACTTCCATGGTAATCATTATCAGGATTATAAGGAGGAACAAAATTACCAACATTTCTTAATGTAAACATATCTCCTGGCTTTGTATCAAGAACAAGTTCTGGAGTAACTCTACTATCACTGCAACCAATAAATAAAATATCTGGATTTTGACCATCTTTAGATAGTTGCTTTAAATCTGTTTCATATTTAGAAAATCTAGCTTCTCTAAATTTTTTATTACCCTTCACTAAATCATTTATTTGCATTTAAATCCTTTATCAAATTACAAGCTTTCTTTAACTCATCATGTTCAATATCTATCTTTGCGATAAGTCGAATAATAGCCTTTTTAACCGTTGGTTGTCGTATAGCACCAACTAAGAAGCCTTTATTTTTTAAGATATTTTGTATCTCTAAAACTTTTTTATTATCATCCACTAGTATTGGAATAATAAGTGATCTTGAGTTTATTCCTAAATAGCTTTGGATTATACTTAAATTTTGTTTAATTTTTTGCCTTAAAACCTTTTTGTTACGTATAATATATTTTAAGCTTTCATAACCTAAAGCTGTATCAAATAGGCTTGGAGCAGT comes from the Aliarcobacter cibarius genome and includes:
- the mqnE gene encoding aminofutalosine synthase MqnE, translating into MTLIEKLKNNIRLNYEDGVKLFDLDVITLGIYANMIREKRHQRKTYFNINRHINPTNICKDVCQFCAYSASRKNPNQYTLSHDEILETVRNSSKNGIKEVHIVSAHNPNTGLEWYMDIFRKIKKEFPNLHIKALTAAEIHFLSSEYNLTYEDIINTMIESGVDSMPGGGAEIFDEKVRKRICGGKVSSEQWLEIHKLWHQRGKKSNATMLFGHIESRENRVDHILRLRDLQDLTGGFNAFIPLVFQTENNYLKVKEPVTANEILKTYAISRILLDNIPNIKAYWATSTVKLALIAQEFGANDVDGTIEKESIQSAAGANSRYGVARDEFVGLIKNSGFIPVERDSIYNELKVW
- a CDS encoding carbonic anhydrase, with amino-acid sequence MQINDLVKGNKKFREARFSKYETDLKQLSKDGQNPDILFIGCSDSRVTPELVLDTKPGDMFTLRNVGNFVPPYNPDNDYHGSSAVIEYAVCVLGVKHIIVCGHSHCGACKSLYQDLGDSPDLINIKKWLELGKKAKEYTLLATVDKENKEQLYRTTEKVSIVYQMENLLTFPYIVQKIKNKELQIHGWYYKIEDGTIEYYDGTDCTFKPLEEYRSNAQQ